One segment of Primulina tabacum isolate GXHZ01 chromosome 6, ASM2559414v2, whole genome shotgun sequence DNA contains the following:
- the LOC142549886 gene encoding uncharacterized protein LOC142549886 isoform X2: MKPKLAEAHRRPRNLQEGGPNWILVAGGALLSTLSIRLGFKLKQFLDTKQTVTRSQSFKGRRNVVEVKQNSDGRMMSEPEMSLPLVTVPTSEFNEENGVMWSSSPDRLELPQKPFHQSNSSDSPCVSESGSNIFNKREVIQKLRQQLKRRDDMILEMQDQIAELQNSHSVQLSHCSHLQSLLDAANRDLFDSDREIQRLRKAIADHCVGHISSGEKSPTVPTWPAEWKNGHTNGFQEVEKKSDLLEKTRGDGERIELLKGEVSELKEVIEGKDYLLQSYKEQRSELSMKIRELQQRLDSQLPNIL; this comes from the exons ATGAAGCCAAAACTCGCTGAGGCACATAGGAGGCCTAGAAATCTCCAGGAAGGGGGCCCAAACTGGATCCTTGTGGCCGGGGGTGCGTTGCTGAGTACATTATCAATCCGTCTGGGGTTCAAACTTAAGCAGTTTCTTGATACAAAACAAACAGTGACTAGGAGCCAAAGTTTTAAAG GAAGGAGGAACGTGGTGGAAGTCAAACAGAATAGCGATGGCCGAATGATGTCAGAACCTGAAATGTCTCTGCCCCTTGTGACTGTTCCGACCTCTGAGTTCAATGAAGAGAATGGTGTAATGTGGTCATCTTCTCCTGACCGCCTCGAGCTACCCCAAAAGCCTTTCCACCAGTCGAATAGCTCTGACTCACCTTGTGTTTCCGAATCTGGTTCCAACATTTTCAACAAGCGGGAAGTCATACAAAAGTTGAGACAGCAATTGAAGAGAAGAGATGATATGATACTTGAAATGCAGGATCAAATTGCAGAACTTCAGAACTCCCATAGCGTGCAGCTTTCACATTGTTCCCATCTTCAATCTTTGCTGGATGCTGCGAACAGGGATTTGTTTGATTCAGATAGGGAAATCCAGCGATTAAGAAAAGCAATTGCAGATCATTGCGTTGGACACATCAGCTCTGGTGAGAAGTCCCCAACTGTTCCCACTTGGCCAGCTGAGTGGAAGAATGGTCATACAAATGGATTCCAGGAAGTTGAAAAAAAATCGGATTTGCTAGAGAAAACCAGAGGGGATGGAGAAAGGATTGAACTTTTGAAGGGGGAAGTTAGTgagttgaaggaagtgattgaAGGAAAAGACTACTTGTTGCAAAGCTATAAGGAGCAGAGATCTGAGCTCTCGATGAAGATCAGAGAGTTGCAGCAGAGATTAGATTCTCAGCTTCCAAATATTTTGTAG
- the LOC142549889 gene encoding uncharacterized protein LOC142549889: protein MSSDWGPVVVAVVMFILLSPGLLFQLPARTRVIEFGNMYTSGISILVHAVLYFCVYTILIVAIGVHIHSG, encoded by the coding sequence ATGAGTTCTGATTGGGGGCCGGTCGTGGTGGCGGTGGTGATGTTCATCCTCCTATCTCCAGGGCTGCTGTTCCAACTTCCGGCAAGGACTAGGGTGATCGAGTTTGGCAACATGTACACAAGTGGCATATCTATCTTGGTTCATGCGGTTTTGTACTTCTGTGTTTACACCATCTTGATCGTTGCCATCGGAGTTCATATACATTCAggctaa
- the LOC142549886 gene encoding uncharacterized protein LOC142549886 isoform X1: protein MKPKLAEAHRRPRNLQEGGPNWILVAGGALLSTLSIRLGFKLKQFLDTKQTVTRSQSFKGNRKTMDWKKSANFPMHSDAFCFRQDEEDGRRNVVEVKQNSDGRMMSEPEMSLPLVTVPTSEFNEENGVMWSSSPDRLELPQKPFHQSNSSDSPCVSESGSNIFNKREVIQKLRQQLKRRDDMILEMQDQIAELQNSHSVQLSHCSHLQSLLDAANRDLFDSDREIQRLRKAIADHCVGHISSGEKSPTVPTWPAEWKNGHTNGFQEVEKKSDLLEKTRGDGERIELLKGEVSELKEVIEGKDYLLQSYKEQRSELSMKIRELQQRLDSQLPNIL, encoded by the exons ATGAAGCCAAAACTCGCTGAGGCACATAGGAGGCCTAGAAATCTCCAGGAAGGGGGCCCAAACTGGATCCTTGTGGCCGGGGGTGCGTTGCTGAGTACATTATCAATCCGTCTGGGGTTCAAACTTAAGCAGTTTCTTGATACAAAACAAACAGTGACTAGGAGCCAAAGTTTTAAAG GAAATAGAAAAACTATGGATTGGAAGAAGTCAGCAAACTTCCCCATGCACTCAGATGCCTTTTGTTTTCGTCAAGATGAAGAAGATG GAAGGAGGAACGTGGTGGAAGTCAAACAGAATAGCGATGGCCGAATGATGTCAGAACCTGAAATGTCTCTGCCCCTTGTGACTGTTCCGACCTCTGAGTTCAATGAAGAGAATGGTGTAATGTGGTCATCTTCTCCTGACCGCCTCGAGCTACCCCAAAAGCCTTTCCACCAGTCGAATAGCTCTGACTCACCTTGTGTTTCCGAATCTGGTTCCAACATTTTCAACAAGCGGGAAGTCATACAAAAGTTGAGACAGCAATTGAAGAGAAGAGATGATATGATACTTGAAATGCAGGATCAAATTGCAGAACTTCAGAACTCCCATAGCGTGCAGCTTTCACATTGTTCCCATCTTCAATCTTTGCTGGATGCTGCGAACAGGGATTTGTTTGATTCAGATAGGGAAATCCAGCGATTAAGAAAAGCAATTGCAGATCATTGCGTTGGACACATCAGCTCTGGTGAGAAGTCCCCAACTGTTCCCACTTGGCCAGCTGAGTGGAAGAATGGTCATACAAATGGATTCCAGGAAGTTGAAAAAAAATCGGATTTGCTAGAGAAAACCAGAGGGGATGGAGAAAGGATTGAACTTTTGAAGGGGGAAGTTAGTgagttgaaggaagtgattgaAGGAAAAGACTACTTGTTGCAAAGCTATAAGGAGCAGAGATCTGAGCTCTCGATGAAGATCAGAGAGTTGCAGCAGAGATTAGATTCTCAGCTTCCAAATATTTTGTAG
- the LOC142549890 gene encoding uncharacterized protein LOC142549890: MSVDLAPVLIAVIFFAVLSPGLLFQLPGKRRPIEFTNMQTSGLSIFVHTIIFTAIITILLIAIGAHIYVG, translated from the coding sequence ATGTCTGTAGATCTTGCACCAGTACTGATAGCAGTAATATTTTTCGCGGTGTTGTCACCGGGACTTCTGTTTCAACTTCCGGGGAAAAGAAGGCCGATCGAATTCACCAACATGCAGACTAGTGGACTCTCCATATTTGTGCATACCATAATCTTCACTGCCATAATCACAATCCTTCTGATTGCCATTGGAGCTCACATCTACGTCGGATAG
- the LOC142549891 gene encoding uncharacterized protein LOC142549891 gives MSDWGPVFVAVVLFVLLMPGLLIQLPGRSRFVEFGNFQTSGVSVLIHAIIYFALSCIFLLAIGVHISRKRAKPLSIFHFYRKMADWGPVLIGVVLFVLLQPGLLFQLPGNNRQLEFGTMKTNGKAIAVHTLIFFTLYAILILAVRVHIYTG, from the exons ATGTCGGATTGGGGTCCCGTGTTCGTAGCGGTCGTGCTGTTCGTGCTGTTGATGCCGGGGCTGCTGATTCAGTTGCCGGGTCGCAGCCGGTTTGTGGAGTTCGGGAACTTCCAAACCAGTGGTGTCTCTGTACTGATACACGCCATTATCTACTTTGCTCTCAGCTGTATCTTCTTGTTAGCCATTGGTGTGCACAT TTCTCGAAAGCGAGCCAAGCCCTTGTCAATTTTCCATTTCTACCGGAAAATGGCGGACTGGGGACCCGTACTTATCGGAGTTGTGCTCTTCGTGCTGCTGCAACCCGGTTTATTGTTTCAGCTACCTGGCAACAATCGGCAGCTGGAGTTCGGCACCATGAAGACCAACGGCAAGGCAATCGCAGTTCACACACTGATTTTCTTTACTCTGTATGCTATCCTGATCCTCGCTGTACGTGTTCACATATATACGGGCTGA
- the LOC142549888 gene encoding sister chromatid cohesion 1 protein 2-like isoform X2, translating to MMTPHKILADEVPIVTHRILAYLLLGVVRIYSMKVEYLFHDCNDVLNKLCEFNIGKRKRPGIGVFRTNYHSITMPKKFELDEFDLEILEDRDITGGSMSSCEDVVLADEQIKVGASLSLLDKENVSFPETHSTTYTPPRDVFLPPTMDNDNDLLMNSFRDSGDFVTSVEKLCGTNFLLEDLLNPTALNGSEKKQLHYTLPSEHPRTNFQWLGHEMKCDSVVTPSHDISDMVSCMENLQENRFSLEDRLDPLVLDEAEERQIHFRPYNKDLRTNFRAPIQYSECAMIARPSHTKPGIEEEHVEHLRIEFNLQEDEPCALPRSIDIGQPVEADKKKIVEVITPEIRKSQRNQEQMKPTAVDVTPNSKCSEVDTPEVATIHTPAPKEHAKNLKKRKILLDLTTTLPSNVLKSWIDDPNDIVHKRRKVPHTLLRAWRANKLCHIPLCFLDPLIHSIPTDHGPIHNKDDDTYTGPIADVVSEDYVNSGSIIGIQEQIQDERSPLTPVSCEQTPIAPGTPVAHLNNLRSHEIRAVADSDILEPTSSRESLEQQTLEFIIAFPDEERDSYEGDYLENDAYSARTRAVGIFLYKNFLYKKRREEENEVLNLTHLLRGKAKKNSARLFYEILVLKTGDCINVRQDKAYYDILLQEVPKLKQIAETNVV from the exons ATGATGACACCAC ATAAGATTCTAGCTGATGAAGTTCCCATTGTCACTCATAGAATCCTAGCATACCTTCTTTTGGGTGTCGTAAGAATTTACTCGATGAAAGTTGAGTATTTATTCCATGATTGCAATGATGTATTGAACAAACTCTGTGAATTCAACATTGGCAAACGAAAACGTCCAGGCATTGGAGTCTTTCGAACAAACTATCACTCGATCACCATGCCCAAAAAATTTGAACTCGATGAATTTGACCTGGAAATCTTGGAAGATCGAGATATAACAGG TGGAAGCATGAGTTCTTGCGAAGATGTAGTGCTTGCAG ATGAACAGATAAAAGTGGGTGCTTCTTTGAGCTTGCTCGACAAG GAAAATGTGTCCTTTCCTGAAACTCATTCAACCACTTATACTCCGCCAAGAGA TGTGTTCTTACCTCCAACTATGGACAACGACAATGATTTATTAATGAACTCATTTCGTGATTCTGGCGACTTTGTGACAAGCGTTGAAAAATTGTGTGGAACCAATTTTCTCTTAGAAGATTTGCTGAATCCTACAGCGTTAAATGGGTCTGAGAAAAAACAATTGCATTATACTCTACCTAGTGAGCATCCAAGGACTAATTTTCAGTGGCTGGGTCATGAAATGAAATGTGATTCTGTTGTAACTCCTTCCCATGACATAAGTGATATGGTATCATGTATGGAGAATCTTCAAGAGAATAGGTTTTCTTTAGAAGATCGTTTGGATCCTTTGGTGCTCGATGAGGCTGAGGAAAGACAGATCCACTTTAGGCCATACAACAAGGATCTAAGAACTAATTTCCGAGCGCCGATTCAGTATTCGGAATGTGCCATGATTGCAAGACCCTCCCACACGAAGCCGGGAATCGAAGAAGAGCACGTGGAACATTTGAGGATTGAGTTCAATCTTCAAGAGGATGAACCATGTGCTTTACCCAGATCGATTGATATAGGACAACCTGTTGAAGCTGACAAGAAAAAAATTGTGGAAGTAATCACCCCAGAAATTAGAAAAAGTCagagaaatcaagaacaaatgAAGCCCACGGCCGTTGATGTGACTCCAAACTCAAAATGTTCAG AGGTTGACACACCCGAGGTTGCGACCATTCACACTCCTGCACCGAAGGAACATGCTAAGAATCTGAAGAAGCGAAAGATTTTGTTGGACCTCACCACTACATTGCCTAGCAA TGTCTTGAAGAGCTGGatagatgatccaaatgacataGTACATAAAAGAAGAAAAGTCCCCCACACTCTTTTGCGTGCTTGGAGAGCTAATAAACTGTGCCATATCCCTCTATGTTTCTTAGATCCTTTGATCCACA GTATCCCAACAGATCATGGTCCTATTCATAACAAAGATGATGACACCTACACAGGACCAATTGCTGATGTAGTGAGCGAAGATTATGTCAACTCCGGCAGTATAATTGGGATTCAAGAACAGATTCAGGATGAAAGATCTCCTCTCACACCGGTGTCTTGCGAACAAACTCCAATTGCTCCTGGAACACCCGTTGCTCATTTGAACAATTTGAGATCACATGAGATCAGAGCAGTCGCCGATTCAGATATCTTGGAGCCCACAAGTTCACGTGAAAGCTTGGAACAACAGACATTGGAATTTATTATTGCTTTCCCGGATGAG GAAAGGGATTCATATGAAGGAGATTACCTGGAAAACG ACGCGTATTCTGCAAGAACAAG AGCAGTGGGAATATTTCTGTACAAGAACTTCCTCTACAAGAAGAGACGGGAAGAGGAGAATGAAGTATTGAACTTGACCCATTTACTGAGAGGAAAAGCGAAGAAAAATAGTGCAAGATTATTCTACGAGATATTG GTTTTGAAAACGGGGGACTGTATAAATGTGAGGCAGGACAAGGCGTACTATGATATTTTGCTGCAGGAGGTTCCCAAGCTGAAGCAGATTGCAGAAACTAATGTGGTATAG
- the LOC142549888 gene encoding sister chromatid cohesion 1 protein 2-like isoform X1, producing the protein MFYSRLLLSKKGSLGLVWIAAHCPKRLKKDRVWKTDISSYVDKILADEVPIVTHRILAYLLLGVVRIYSMKVEYLFHDCNDVLNKLCEFNIGKRKRPGIGVFRTNYHSITMPKKFELDEFDLEILEDRDITGGSMSSCEDVVLADEQIKVGASLSLLDKENVSFPETHSTTYTPPRDVFLPPTMDNDNDLLMNSFRDSGDFVTSVEKLCGTNFLLEDLLNPTALNGSEKKQLHYTLPSEHPRTNFQWLGHEMKCDSVVTPSHDISDMVSCMENLQENRFSLEDRLDPLVLDEAEERQIHFRPYNKDLRTNFRAPIQYSECAMIARPSHTKPGIEEEHVEHLRIEFNLQEDEPCALPRSIDIGQPVEADKKKIVEVITPEIRKSQRNQEQMKPTAVDVTPNSKCSEVDTPEVATIHTPAPKEHAKNLKKRKILLDLTTTLPSNVLKSWIDDPNDIVHKRRKVPHTLLRAWRANKLCHIPLCFLDPLIHIEFTSSLGPIADVVSEDYVNSGSIIGIQEQIQDERSPLTPVSCEQTPIAPGTPVAHLNNLRSHEIRAVADSDILEPTSSRESLEQQTLEFIIAFPDEERDSYEGDYLENDAYSARTRAVGIFLYKNFLYKKRREEENEVLNLTHLLRGKAKKNSARLFYEILVLKTGDCINVRQDKAYYDILLQEVPKLKQIAETNVV; encoded by the exons ATGTTTTACTCTCGCCTGCTTCTATCAAAGAAGGGGTCCTTAGGCTTAGTTTGGATAGCAGCCCATTGCCCCAAAAGGCTTAAAAAAGATCGAGTCTGGAAGACTGACATTTCTTCTTATGTGG ATAAGATTCTAGCTGATGAAGTTCCCATTGTCACTCATAGAATCCTAGCATACCTTCTTTTGGGTGTCGTAAGAATTTACTCGATGAAAGTTGAGTATTTATTCCATGATTGCAATGATGTATTGAACAAACTCTGTGAATTCAACATTGGCAAACGAAAACGTCCAGGCATTGGAGTCTTTCGAACAAACTATCACTCGATCACCATGCCCAAAAAATTTGAACTCGATGAATTTGACCTGGAAATCTTGGAAGATCGAGATATAACAGG TGGAAGCATGAGTTCTTGCGAAGATGTAGTGCTTGCAG ATGAACAGATAAAAGTGGGTGCTTCTTTGAGCTTGCTCGACAAG GAAAATGTGTCCTTTCCTGAAACTCATTCAACCACTTATACTCCGCCAAGAGA TGTGTTCTTACCTCCAACTATGGACAACGACAATGATTTATTAATGAACTCATTTCGTGATTCTGGCGACTTTGTGACAAGCGTTGAAAAATTGTGTGGAACCAATTTTCTCTTAGAAGATTTGCTGAATCCTACAGCGTTAAATGGGTCTGAGAAAAAACAATTGCATTATACTCTACCTAGTGAGCATCCAAGGACTAATTTTCAGTGGCTGGGTCATGAAATGAAATGTGATTCTGTTGTAACTCCTTCCCATGACATAAGTGATATGGTATCATGTATGGAGAATCTTCAAGAGAATAGGTTTTCTTTAGAAGATCGTTTGGATCCTTTGGTGCTCGATGAGGCTGAGGAAAGACAGATCCACTTTAGGCCATACAACAAGGATCTAAGAACTAATTTCCGAGCGCCGATTCAGTATTCGGAATGTGCCATGATTGCAAGACCCTCCCACACGAAGCCGGGAATCGAAGAAGAGCACGTGGAACATTTGAGGATTGAGTTCAATCTTCAAGAGGATGAACCATGTGCTTTACCCAGATCGATTGATATAGGACAACCTGTTGAAGCTGACAAGAAAAAAATTGTGGAAGTAATCACCCCAGAAATTAGAAAAAGTCagagaaatcaagaacaaatgAAGCCCACGGCCGTTGATGTGACTCCAAACTCAAAATGTTCAG AGGTTGACACACCCGAGGTTGCGACCATTCACACTCCTGCACCGAAGGAACATGCTAAGAATCTGAAGAAGCGAAAGATTTTGTTGGACCTCACCACTACATTGCCTAGCAA TGTCTTGAAGAGCTGGatagatgatccaaatgacataGTACATAAAAGAAGAAAAGTCCCCCACACTCTTTTGCGTGCTTGGAGAGCTAATAAACTGTGCCATATCCCTCTATGTTTCTTAGATCCTTTGATCCACATTGAGTTCACCTCGTCATTAG GACCAATTGCTGATGTAGTGAGCGAAGATTATGTCAACTCCGGCAGTATAATTGGGATTCAAGAACAGATTCAGGATGAAAGATCTCCTCTCACACCGGTGTCTTGCGAACAAACTCCAATTGCTCCTGGAACACCCGTTGCTCATTTGAACAATTTGAGATCACATGAGATCAGAGCAGTCGCCGATTCAGATATCTTGGAGCCCACAAGTTCACGTGAAAGCTTGGAACAACAGACATTGGAATTTATTATTGCTTTCCCGGATGAG GAAAGGGATTCATATGAAGGAGATTACCTGGAAAACG ACGCGTATTCTGCAAGAACAAG AGCAGTGGGAATATTTCTGTACAAGAACTTCCTCTACAAGAAGAGACGGGAAGAGGAGAATGAAGTATTGAACTTGACCCATTTACTGAGAGGAAAAGCGAAGAAAAATAGTGCAAGATTATTCTACGAGATATTG GTTTTGAAAACGGGGGACTGTATAAATGTGAGGCAGGACAAGGCGTACTATGATATTTTGCTGCAGGAGGTTCCCAAGCTGAAGCAGATTGCAGAAACTAATGTGGTATAG
- the LOC142548303 gene encoding ribonucleoside-diphosphate reductase small chain: MPEEPLLAPNPDRFCMFPIQYPQIWEMYKKAEASFWTAEEVDLSQDVRHWDALTADEKHFIKHVLAFFASSDGIVLENLAGRFMKEVQISEARAFYGFQIAIENIHSEMYSLLLETYIKDSAEKNLIFHAIETVPCVETKAKWALRWIDGSESFAERIVAFACVEGIFFSGSFCAIFWLKKRGLMPGLTFSNELISRDEGLHCDFACLLYSLLKMKLSEERVKGIIADAVDIEREFVCDALPCALVGMNADLMSQYIEFVADRLLNALGYGKLYHVQNPFDWMELISLQGKTNFFEKRVGEYQKASVMSSLNGNGVTHVFKLDEDF, translated from the coding sequence ATGCCTGAAGAACCTCTCCTCGCCCCCAACCCAGATCGTTTCTGCATGTTCCCAATTCAGTACCCTCAAATCTGGGAAATGTACAAGAAAGCCGAAGCCTCCTTCTGGACGGCGGAGGAAGTCGATTTGTCCCAGGATGTCCGCCACTGGGACGCCCTTACTGCTGACGAGAagcatttcatcaaacacgtGCTCGCGTTCTTCGCCTCCTCCGACGGCATCGTCTTGGAGAATCTTGCGGGGCGATTCATGAAGGAGGTCCAGATCTCGGAGGCTCGGGCCTTTTACGGCTTCCAGATCGCCATCGAGAACATCCACTCCGAGATGTACAGCCTCCTGCTCGAGACTTACATAAAAGATTCCGCCGAGAAGAACCTGATCTTCCACGCGATCGAAACGGTCCCCTGCGTCGAAACGAAGGCCAAGTGGGCCCTACGCTGGATCGACGGGTCGGAATCATTCGCGGAGCGAATAGTGGCCTTCGCTTGTGTTGAAGGTATATTCTTCTCCGGAAGCTTCTGCGCCATATTCTGGCTCAAGAAGCGTGGGCTAATGCCGGGACTGACTTTCTCGAACGAGCTGATCTCCAGAGACGAAGGGTTGCACTGCGACTTCGCCTGCTTGCTATACAGTCTACTGAAAATGAAGCTGAGCGAGGAGAGAGTGAAAGGGATCATCGCAGACGCAGTGGACATCGAGAGGGAATTCGTGTGCGACGCCCTTCCCTGCGCACTGGTGGGTATGAACGCGGATTTGATGAGCCAGTACATAGAGTTCGTGGCAGATAGATTGTTGAATGCTCTGGGATATGGAAAGCTCTACCATGTGCAGAACCCGTTCGATTGGATGGAGCTGATTAGCCTGCAAGGAAAGACAAATTTCTTCGAGAAAAGAGTGGGGGAGTATCAAAAGGCATCGGTTATGTCTAGTTTGAATGGAAATGGGGTTACCCATGTTTTCAAATTGGATGAGGATTTCTAG